The DNA region TGGATTTTAACTGGTCTCATTGCAATGGTTTTAGTGTTGACCTCCTGCAACCAGCAGAAAACAACAGAGGAAGAGTGGATTCAGCTCTTTAACGGGAAGGATTTGACCGGATGGACACCAAAGATCACCGGCTATGAAGCAGGGGATAATTTCGGTAACACCTTTCGGGTGGAAGATGGCATGATCAAGGTGCGTTACGATGCGTACGATTCGTTGAGAAACC from Dehalobacter sp. includes:
- a CDS encoding DUF1080 domain-containing protein, encoding MKKEWILTGLIAMVLVLTSCNQQKTTEEEWIQLFNGKDLTGWTPKITGYEAGDNFGNTFRVEDGMIKVRYDAYDSLRN